The Lepeophtheirus salmonis chromosome 2, UVic_Lsal_1.4, whole genome shotgun sequence region ATGCAAAACTGCTTGTTGCATCTCTTGATACTGAGCCTGAACTGGTATGTGTTGATTCATATGGAAAGGAAGCTGGATTAGGAGTGCTTTCAGGAGACAATTCTTATGTTTTTACGATTCCTCTTAGACTTGTTCGAAAGTTACTTTTAAAAGACTCTGTTCTAATTTCTTCTTTAGGGAAGGCTATTGCTTTTGAAATAGTTGTAGGCATGAATGGTCGGATTTGGGTACGTTCTAAGTCTGTGAAGAACACAATTTGTATAGCCAATGCAATTCTTGCAGCAGAAAatatgaatgatgaagaaattaaagCCATGAGTGGGAAGTTGATTGATGCAATTTCTggattttaatgataattaatcatTCCAGCCTAAAATTTCAACTTAGTATTAATATTTGTGCTGTGAAAAGGAGTAAATAGAAgactttttcaaacaattacCTGTCCATTGTGTTTTGTTCcaacaataatatatactcgtgtgtatatatatatatatatatacatatatggctTTTCAACATAAAAGTAGACTATCTggtttaaatttgtatttttcgacaaattattgttaatttatagtatcaaattattatgattaataatgtCGCAATCCTAAAGTACCAAAAATTCATGGTCAAGATGATGTAATtcgaattttttatttgaaaggggcaaATTAAGTCTCACAAATCAAACATAATTTCTGAGctgtatttaaaattcttgtgtatttcaatttatagcagaaatttaaatacaaagcctTAGATGATTGAAATATTGAGTTCTACCTATATTATATTTGacgttaaaaaaactaaattgattatttcttctttgtttgatttttctttaagaatgtttttatgataattccctaaatatataaacatattagtatcagatgataaaataattttgtaaattgtatatattatttttaaaatggaagCTACTTCTTGCAATATTTGATTACACAAATAAGTATTAAACTAGATTAAAAAAGCTTGGAATGAAgaattaattactaattgatatataatataagaatttgactaatttttgtgaattatcTTTCCTATCTTATACTTATTTAAGGATATCAGGGTAAAATAACTGTGTTTCGAGTCTCAATTAAGTATCAAATGCTAAATAGccagttattaaaaataagaattaagtTATTGTCAACCTTCATCATGATTATGCAAGCATTTTCACTTCTTTAAATTCATGGTTCATATCATTTGTATGGAGGcacttgtttttaaaatttgatttttgtcaataaaagtACTCCATTGATATAAGTTagtatatttgtttgttaaataagtactcatttttaacaaaaatgttaattaaaaattttactaaaaaaagaaaagctaCTCAATCTAATTTTATAAGACTTTAATTACACCATAAGTTGCATCAGCTCTTGATCGCACTAAAGTGTCTAATTgcaaagctttttttatattagcagAATCAGTCAAGAGTATGGGCGaaaatatttatgagaaaaGAACTATTCGTATTAAGAGAATttaatatggataaaaaatccacaaaaaatcTCCTATGTAACATTCCTCGTGTAATCCATTGAGATGGTAAAATGATATCCAACCTAACATAACAAGATATGGTCGATCgtttcccaaaaataattttcggaagaggaattttcaaattactttGTGTTCACGAGCTTTCATCTGGTACAAATGAGCGCAAGCTAGTGCAAATTTTGAAACCGTTCAAAATTAGGGAGTCGCAGACAATATTAAAGGTATATGTTTTGATACAACGAGCCAAAGGTGTTAATCctgtgtggaatgggcatgtttaaaaaaaaaaaaggaaccgtAAATAAACCGAaactctaacaatttgaagaatgtattggaggagagaaagaataatgcccatgacgttttattagatcaactacaatcagctgtgacaagagaggaaggaaaaaagaatataaaataggacatttgctagaattactccgattttaatccccaattctactttaagtccatcaaggacttacaattgtaactctgcaacaaatcctcagggttacgctacGTCTTTATgggcacacacgaacgttcaatcagaatatatttagaaaagatgttcactactcaggaattaaaaaataatggcaaCTGTTACGGATGAACAAATTCGTTCTttcaaggactcctgtaagcaggacagGACACTGCACATgagataaataaacacaaatcctactccgtatatatattaataatataggcaggaattaaaacgaagtcgatcctcaattctactccgagtccaacaagataaaaaaaacaaacgagAAAGCTTAAAATGTACATGCTCGTCTGACGTTGATTAGAGACTATCTGAAGCAAGATCCTAGTATTTGGTCAACCATCCTGTGGTCTGATGGGACAAATATTGAGTTATTTGCAATATGAATGTTCAGTATGTCTGGAAGAAGAATTTCCAATCATAGAACCCGAAAAGTACTGCCTCCAACATCAAGCATAGTGGTGGTAACATATTGCTATGCGGATGTTTCTCTTCCAGTGGCACAGGGCACCTCGTTAAGGTCTAATGAATCATGAAAAATGAGAATTACATCATGATACTTGATGAAAATGTTAAGGAGTCAGCTGAAAAACTCCATCTCGGTCACAACTGGACATATTTGTagggtcattccatgtcaaatgaacgaaaataaataaaaaatgtcatccgACCTCCTCAGATTtagatgatttttggcacacaagcaTAAATTCATGTGTAGAttaagtgtgccaaatttcagTACATAATTCTGGATCGTTTCCGAAATATAGATACTTGTTTCAGACCAAAATTTTCCACGTTACTTGAATATCTTTTTACCCGACGCATCTTTTTCTTGGTACCCTGCTATTTTGAAGTGTaggattccaaaaatgaagtcaaaattagatatttaattttttcttatgacctcaattttcatttaaaaaaaatatgaaatacactAGCAAGTACTTAATCAACAATTCTTGACAAATGAGTCAAGAAGGGattaatgtaaagaaaaaacaaactatagcgattaaaaaaggaaaaacggtgaATGCGTGTgctcttccttcttttttgttcattatttaaccAATCGTGGGGCTGTTAACAtctcctctaaaagaagaattcttgcctatctttggtgtgaATTGATTTACaagtgcataataaaataaatatatatgaatttaaatacaattataatattttaattgtactaatgctattatacaaaaatacatttctgtaatattttatgtatcgcTCCTGTCTTCTCCTCGccctcttacacaaatcccacctCTCATAATGAGTAATTACGTGTGAGTGTATTTTTGAagaacagagagtaacactgaggatttgtttggagttatcttctatatgattaaagcaaaatttgtctgttagTCAGGCAATGCCATGTACTACCACTGGATACGAACAATTCTTTATTGCTTAGCCTTAATTcgatctattaatttattttctgagcTAGCATTGCTAATAACACCCTGTTGTTCATTTCATGTAGTGGCACAATTTTTGAACTAATCTCTCTCTAATCAAAAATCTTGCTAAAAACTTTGCACATGTAACGCTTAACTTTCAACTATTCACCAGCAATTTgtcttta contains the following coding sequences:
- the RpL27A gene encoding exosome complex component RRP40 isoform X1 — translated: MKPGSVAIPGDVIEIREEDNSNVTIGPGLRLHGQQIFATKCGVIRNKKNSYWIDNHQKRYFPNKGEAVIGIVTRKAGDIFRVDVGASEQATLSYLAFEGATKKNRPDVKVGDVVYAKLLVASLDTEPELVCVDSYGKEAGLGVLSGDNSYVFTIPLRLVRKLLLKDSVLISSLGKAIAFEIVVGMNGRIWVRSKSVKNTICIANAILAAENMNDEEIKAMSGKLIDAISGF